From the Lolium rigidum isolate FL_2022 chromosome 2, APGP_CSIRO_Lrig_0.1, whole genome shotgun sequence genome, one window contains:
- the LOC124690243 gene encoding vacuolar iron transporter homolog 1-like, with product MAPDLSSHVHAATDAAPKPPSKPKQDEIDPAIDDVEAAGGAEGDGDGVNYAARAQWLRAAVLGANDGLVTVASLMIGVGAVNQARGAMLVAGLAGLVSGACSMAIGEFVSVYAQYDIEVAQIERERDGGDGDDGKKDNLPSPTMAAGASALAFAAGAALPLLAGGFVRTWAGRVAAVCVASSAGLAGFGVLGAYLGGASVVRSGARVLVGGWLAMATTYGVLRLFGMQSA from the coding sequence ATGGCTCCCGACCTTAGCTCCCACGTCCATGCAGCCACGGACGCCGCCCCCAAGCCACCCTCCAAGCCAAAACAGGACGAGATCGATCCTGccatcgacgacgtggaggcggcGGGGGGCGCCGAAGGCGACGGAGACGGCGTGAACTACGCGGCGCGCGCGCAGTGGCTCCGCGCCGCCGTCCTGGGCGCCAACGACGGCCTCGTCACCGTGGCCTCCCTCATGATCGGCGTGGGCGCCGTCAACCAGGCCAGGGGCGCGATGCTGGTGGCGGGGCTAGCGGGGCTGGTCTCCGGCGCGTGCAGCATGGCCATTGGCGAGTTCGTCTCCGTGTACGCGCAGTACGACATCGAGGTGGCCCAGATCGAGCGCGaacgcgatggcggcgacggtgaCGACGGCAAGAAGGATAATCTTCCGAGCCCGACGATGGCGGCGGGCGCGTCGGCGCTGGCGTTCGCGGCTGGCGCCGCGCTGCCGCTGCTGGCCGGCGGGTTCGTGCGGACGTGGGCGGGGAGGGTCGCGGCCGTGTGCGTGGCGAGCAGCGCCGGGCTCGCCGGCTTCGGCGTTCTGGGCGCGTACCTGGGCGGCGCGAGCGTGGTGCGGTCCGGGGCTCGGGTGCTCGTGGGAGGCTGGCTCGCCATGGCGACCACCTACGGGGTGCTTAGGCTCTTCGGCATGCAGAGCGCTTAA
- the LOC124692481 gene encoding hsp70-Hsp90 organizing protein, translating into MADEAKAKGNAAFSAGDFEQAAAHFTDAIALAPGNHVLYSNRSAALASIHRYADALADAHKTVDLKPDWAKGYSRLGAAHLGLGDAASAVAAYEKGLAIDPANEALKGGLADAKKAAAAAAAPPRRAPSGSGADAIGQMFQGPELWSKIAADPAARAYLDQPDFMHMLREVQRNPSSLNMYLSDPRMMQVLSLMLNIKIQTGPPQDADLPQTSSPPPPQQEQPEARAREVEPEPQPEPMEVSDEDKERKERKAAALKAKEAGNASYKKKDFETAIQHYTKALELDDEDISYLTNRAAVYIEMGKYDECIKDCDKAVERGRELRADFKMVARALTRKGTALAKLAKNSKDYDIAIETFQKALTEHRNPDTLKRLNEAEKAKKDLEQQEYYDPKLADEEREKGNEMFKQQKYPEAIKHYNEALRRNPKDVKVYSNRAACYTKLGAMPEGLKDAEKCIELDPTFSKGYTRKGAVQFFMKEHDKAMETYQAGLKHDPNNQELLDGIRRCVEQINKANRGDISQEDLQEKQSKAMQDPEIQGILTDPIMRQVLMDFQENPSAAQHHLKDPGVAQKIQKLISAGIVQTR; encoded by the exons ATGGCCGACGAGGCGAAGGCCAAGGGTAATGCGGCCTTCTCCGCCGGCGACTTCGAGCAGGCGGCGGCGCACTTCACGGACGCCATCGCGCTCGCCCCGGGCAACCACGTGCTCTACTCCAACCGCTCCGCCGCGCTCGCCTCCATCCACCGCTACGCCGACGCGCTCGCCGACGCCCACAAGACCGTCGACCTCAAGCCCGACTGGGCAAAGGGCTACTCGCGCCTCGGCGCCGCGCACCTCGGCCTCGGCgacgccgccagcgccgtcgccgCCTACGAGAAGGGCCTCGCCATCGATCCCGCCAACGAGGCCCTCAAGGGCGGCCTCGCCGACGCcaagaaggccgccgccgccgccgccgccccgccccgccgcgccccCTCCGGCTCTGGCGCCGACGCCATCGGCCAGATGTTCCAGGGGCCCGAGCTCTGGAGCAAGATCGCCGCCGACCCCGCCGCGCGCGCCTACCTCGACCAGCCCGACTTCATGCACATGCTGCGCGAGGTGCAGCGCAACCCCAGCAGCCTCAACATGTACCTCTCGGACCCCCGCATGATGCAGGTGCTCAGCCTCATGCTCAACATCAAGATCCAGACGGGGCCCCCCCAGGACGCCGACCTGCCGCAGACCTCCTCGCCGCCACCACCTCAGCAGGAGCAGCCCGAGGCCAGGGCCAGGGAGGTGGAGCCCGAGCCGCAGCCCGAGCCCATGGAGGTCTCGGACGAGGACAAGGAGCGCAAGGAGAGGAAAGCCGCCGCTCTCAAGGCCAAGGAGGCGGGGAACGCATCCTACAAGAAGAAGGACTTCGAGACGGCCATCCAGCATTACACCAAAGCGCTGGAGCTCGACGACGAGGACATCTCCTACCTCACTAACCGAGCGGCGGTGTACATTGAGATGGGAAAG TACGATGAGTGCATTAAGGACTGTGATAAGGCTGTGGAGAGGGGAAGGGAACTTCGTGCTGATTTCAAGATGGTTGCAAGGGCACTGACAAGAAAAGGAACTGCTCTGGCCAAACTTGCTAAGAACTCAAAAGACTATGATATTGCCATCGAGACTTTCCAGAAGGCTTTAACTGAGCATCGGAATCCAGACACTCTCAAAAGGCTAAATGAGGCTGAGAAAGCAAAGAAAGACTTGGAGCAACAAGAGTATTATGACCCAAAGTTAGCAGATGAGGAgagagagaaag GTAATGAGATGTTCAAGCAACAGAAGTATCCAGAAGCAATAAAGCATTACAATGAGGCTCTCAGGAGGAACCCCAAGGATGTTAAG GTGTACAGCAACAGGGCTGCATGCTACACCAAGTTGGGTGCAATGCCTGAAGGTCTTAAAGATGCAGAGAAGTGTATTGAGCTAGACCCAACCTTCTCCAAAGGGTATACAAGGAAAGGCGCAGTTCAATTTTTCATGAAAGAACATGACAAGGCTATGGAAACTTACCAGGCTGGGTTGAAGCATGATCCGAATAACCAAGAACTGCTTGATGGTATAAGGAG GTGTGTTGAGCAGATCAACAAGGCCAACAGGGGTGATATAAGTCAGGAGGACCTGCAAGAGAAACAG AGCAAAGCTATGCAGGACCCAGAAATCCAGGGCATACTTACGGACCCTATCATGCGACAG GTTTTGATGGATTTCCAGGAGAACCCTAGTGCTGCTCAGCATCATCTCAAGGACCCTGGTGTTGCACAGAAGATTCAAAAGCTCATAAGCGCTGGAATAGTCCAAACGAGATAA